DNA from Saccharomyces cerevisiae S288C chromosome V, complete sequence:
TCTGTTTTTAAACTTTATCTACTAGGattaaggaaaaaaagaagaaaaataatgaagcaacaaaaaaaaactggaaCTGCTTTGCCTTCCAAGTATTACTGATTGAAGAACAGTATGAGGGAGCTAAATCATTTATACACGGAAAAATTAGTGAAGGATTTTTTGGTGGGGTCTCCAAGGAAGTAATTTCTACGGTGTGGTCTATGTATGTTTTTCCGGACGCGTTCCGCCGTTTTGGTTTCTGCCCCAGAACACCCCCCATAAAAGAGGTTTTTCCGAAGAGTGCCTTTCAGTTTTTCCGAgatctttatctttttcatccGTATTATGTAAACCTGAATAGCCCCTTGAGCAATTGAGTTGCATAATAGCATGCAATTGCATATTGAACCTCCTAGGACTTAAAGGTTATTCGTCAACTAAGGAAAAATATGCTCATAACTTACATATCTCGTACACCCTAAAATCCCACACAGGgattaaaattaaaattatGTTTaggtaatgaaaaaatagtaaaaaaatgcttcCTTAAGTTAATTATGAATTTCCCTATTAACACACATGCGTacacaaaaaaagtatacGGAAACTATATTAGACTACACTACATCAaccttattttcttttaaaacCTGGTGGGGGCTGAAACTTCCTTGTTTGAGGGGGCGCTTCATTATTAAACCTCGACCTATTTGCGCCGATATTATCGTTGCCACCATTGTATCTGCTCGACGATGGTTGGGCAATCTCCCTAGAATTGCTACTAGTATGCTTCGCATTGGCCGTGTTAGGTTTAGCGATCTTTCCCGgctttttctctttctcttttcttagTTTCGTCTGCTTTTGCgcttgtttcttttcctttttatctCTCACTAGTCTTTCCTTCTTGGATAGTAGCGGCTTATCCTCCACCACTGTGGATAAGATCTGTTCTCCTCTTAGTATAGTCAGTCCCAACACTCTTTTTTCTACCTTGATGTTCAAAGTGGTTCCATCttttgaatcttttctCGGTCTTAATTTATCTAGTTGAGTTTTGGGTACCCTCTCTTCTATACACTCATTCAACACTAAATTCATATGTTTATCAAATGCCATCAATTGCCCGATGTAAACGCGGCCATCTTGAGTGAGAACCCTCAGCTTATAATCAATAAGGTTGGCTAGTCGGCTGCTATGTGCCACCTGTATTTTGCTCATTAGTTATTTACTTTACTGGAAACCTGTTATACGGATGGTTCTGTTACCCCTTCTACTTTTTTCCCTGTCTTGTTCATTTCTAACTAGCATAGGCTTCTttaaatttcattttttattttcataatttttattttgaattttttcccACATTATCGtgagaaaaacaagaacatGGAGAAATAAGGAAGCTCGGTGGGTGGTTAATTGGGGAACACACCTGGTAAGTAAAATTCAATACATGGAAGGAAAGAGAGAAATAATGTCTGACGAAGCAAAGGAAAAGCGTGAATTAGAAAGCCAAAAGGAATCAAGTCATAATAAATCCGAAAAGTCTGTGGAACCTAAGCcaaagagaagaagaagaagaaactatGACGATTATGACGCTGAAGTAGCAAAAGAGGAGACTAAGGCTAAAAATGGTTTGACGAAGAGCGAAAATAATGGTACTGTTGAAGATTCTGAATCTGATATGGACGATGCCAAGTTAGACGCATTGATGGGAAATGAgggagaagaagaagaggacgATTTGGCAGAAATTGATACCTCTAATATCATCACATCCGGAAGAAGAACACGCGGCAAAGTAATTGACTATAAAAAGACTGCAGAAGAATTAGACAAGAAGGAACCTAGCACAGGCTCTAA
Protein-coding regions in this window:
- the SMB1 gene encoding mRNA splicing protein SMB1 (Core Sm protein Sm B; part of heteroheptameric complex (with Smd1p, Smd2p, Smd3p, Sme1p, Smx3p, and Smx2p) that is part of the spliceosomal U1, U2, U4, and U5 snRNPs; homolog of human Sm B and Sm B') encodes the protein MSKIQVAHSSRLANLIDYKLRVLTQDGRVYIGQLMAFDKHMNLVLNECIEERVPKTQLDKLRPRKDSKDGTTLNIKVEKRVLGLTILRGEQILSTVVEDKPLLSKKERLVRDKKEKKQAQKQTKLRKEKEKKPGKIAKPNTANAKHTSSNSREIAQPSSSRYNGGNDNIGANRSRFNNEAPPQTRKFQPPPGFKRK
- the CHZ1 gene encoding Chz1p (Histone chaperone for Htz1p/H2A-H2B dimer; required for the stabilization of the Chz1p-Htz1-H2B complex; has overlapping function with Nap1p; null mutant displays weak sensitivity to MMS and benomyl; contains a highly conserved CHZ motif; protein abundance increases in response to DNA replication stress), which produces MSDEAKEKRELESQKESSHNKSEKSVEPKPKRRRRRNYDDYDAEVAKEETKAKNGLTKSENNGTVEDSESDMDDAKLDALMGNEGEEEEDDLAEIDTSNIITSGRRTRGKVIDYKKTAEELDKKEPSTGSKDDVGYGEKEEDDEDEEDDDFKE